CTCTGGCCTGTGTCTGGGGAGCGCCACCACGGGCGGCCAGTCCTCCATCACAGCCAGGCCCCGGTTTTTAAGAACCCACGGCGCTTTGTTCCACCAAAGTAGCGCCAAAGCCAGTCCTGACCCAGACAAGCCCACTTCAGGCAAGGACATACACAGTTTGAGTGGCTGCACGGATAGATAGCTGCTCTCTGTCACAACCCAGACAGCGAGCTTGTTGTAGAAACAGTGTTACAGTTGTGATCTGTGTGTGGCGTTTCCCCCGCTTTCCATCCACTTTGTGCTGGAACAACTGCAGATCTTCGTGACACTGATGTGTTGTGAGAGTACGCAAAATCAATGAGTCATAGCTAATTTCTTGATTTTCTCTTCTAAGCATTGTAAGATGTTTCAATAAGAGTTCTGAATAAAGTTTATAAGAGCTTTTTACAAACGTTAAATTGTTTGTAAGATTCATTTCAGCCTGTAGTTAAATCAGCTTCTCTGCGGAAACTATTTAAAGGCGTTTGTTAAGGCATGAATTCatatttgttgattttcttGGCTTTGTACGACAGTAAACttttgtagagctgcaacagttaaccggttagtaattgattactaaatgaatcgccaactattttgataatcgattaatctgtgaaattaaattaattaaagtcctttttatggggaaaaaacctcagatttcagcttcttaaatgtgaatattttctggtttctttgctcctctatgacagtaaactgaatatctttggtgtgtggacaaaacaaaacatcatgttgggggtttgggaaatgtgatcgacatttttcacaatttgacaacattttattgaccaaacaaccaatcgattaaatcgagaaaataatcaacagattaatcgattatgaaaacaatcgttagctgcagccctaaacTTTTGGAGTATTTGTCTGGCAGATAATTGATGAAAAATATGTAGTGGAGGAAAGAGCTTGCTGGTAAAAAAGCACCAAACTGACAAACTGATATTGCACTTTGCGCAAACATTAGATAAAATCTGCaaggtgttttttaaatttttttttagactagAGTCAGAGCGGAAATGCTTTGCAGTCAAATGTGCAAATATGATATGAATTATTCTGCGGCTCTAACGGACCAGAGAAAACGGCAAAAGATGTCAAGTCAGACTGGTGACGCACATCTTCTCTGCTCATGTTGTTtggtgtctgtgctgcagtgtTCTCCTCCGTGTCCGGGCTGGAGGGGGAGCTGTTCGGGATGGGGATGTGGTCGCTGGGTCTGGGTGCTGTCGGAGCTGCCCTAGCCGGGATCTTCCTGGCCAACACCAATCTGTGTCTACCCAAAGTTGCCATGGCGTCGCTGGAGTCCCTGGAAGATGCTGACCTGCGCTCCACCACGGATGGTAGGCGGGCAATTACGATTTGGCCGTTTTAATACTGTGACCCTCCGCTAagcttgtttttcctcaacaCTGGCAGTCGTTAAACCCATTACTGGGAGATTTACCAGTGAACAAGAAGTGCACAAGAATTGGCCATTCATAGTTTACTTTACCGTTGCGTGTGGGGCAtgcatttgtacatttaatGAATGACGTTTTGTGTAGCATTTTAAGGCAAAGCAGCTTTCTCAAATCGGCTGGTATTACAGATTAGATTACTTTGCAGAAGGCCGAgttcctgtgtttttcctcgTAAGCATCTTCAGCATATAACATCCATGTAACCAtgattatttgaatattttctccaCTTGAAGGCCACATCTTTTATCTTCCGAAACTGTTGCTTGAACGAGTTCTTGccgcagtaaaaaaaacaatgaaatcctTTTGAGTTGCTTTGGATTGGAGACTTGTGTTTAGAATCAGgttcttcttgttttgtctgcagaTGACAAGGTCATCAAGGCGAAGAGCCTGTGGGAGACGAACGGGGCCGTGGTCATGGCCGTGCGGCGGCCTGGATGATTTTTGTGCAGAGAGGTGATGGCACATGTTTCTGAAGATGAGAGTAGAGGCCATTTTGTTCAGCTCTGGAGTGAATGTGAGCGCGTCTGATGGTatcatttctctctgtgtgtgtaggaggcCTCTGAGCTGTCCTCTCTGAAGCCCCAGCTGGAAGAGCTCGGGGTCCCTCTGGTCGCCGTGATCAAGGAGAACGTCGGCACAGAGATCGAGGACTTCAGACCGCACTTCGCTGGGGACATCTACGTGGATGAACAGGTTAGCAGTACATATTTTACTATACAGGTACTACATACTGCGTTTTTTGCACTTGTCGTTAGATACTAACTGCATTTTGATGTCTCAGTAcagcaatgacaataaagttaaatctaatctaatcttgAAAGCATCCGATCTTCAAGAGCTGTTACAAGTGTGAACCCTCAGTCAGACTAGTCcactttttctgaaatgaaactgTGATTTCAGAAACTCTTCTACGGTCCGCTGCAGAGGAAGATGGGGGGTCTCGGGTTCATTCGCCTCGGAGTGTGGCAGAACTTCGTGCGGGCCTGGAGGTCCGGTTACCAGGGCAACATGAACGGCGAGGGCTTCATCCTGGGGGGAGTGTTTGTCATCGGGTCAGGGGACCAGGTAGCGCAGCATACTCCCTGGACTCAAAAAAGATTGGGCTCGATAGAGCTTCAGAAAAGCAGCTACCTCTGTTTTAActgcatgttgttgtgttttgcagggGATTCTCCTGGAACACCGCGAGAAGGAGTTTGGCAACAAGGTGGATCCTGCGGATGTTTTGGAGGCCGTCAAGAAAATTGTTCCAGTGAAATAAGTGATTTAGGTAATTACACAAAAGAGTAGGCATGCTGTATTTGGACTAGAATTGAGTAATAATTagaatgttttaatttgacatgcATACAATGACTGAGGTCCTGATGTTATGACATTTATGTATGTTTGCGTTGTCTAACATTAATTTACTGTAGTTTACAACAACAGCTGTGAAATGCAGGACAGAGCCAATGATTTAACTTTATTTGTCTCACAGTATTCCTGTTTACCTCTACACATACACTCCTAGAAGCTAATCTCTTTGAAACGGGTATTAAGAACAGGTAGTAAGGGACTTAATGGGAGCATTTTCATTCAGGTACATCGGccattaaatttaatttcacttgAAATCTTCCATCTGGACATAATTCGGTGCTTTATTCACACGATAAATAATTGTATTAGCATCTTTCAGTGGAACATTTGTTGAATGTCCccatgtgttttgtttgcttctCCTGCTCAGGTGCATAAATGGGCCTCAAACGCGGcgaacttgtgtgtgtgtgtgtgtgtgtgtgttataatgACAACCTGACTCTAAACTCAACGTTGAGAGGAGCAGGTTTGATGCTCAAAACGCACAGAACAGCTCAGCTACTGTCGCCACGAGGAGCGTTTGTGCTGCCTGAAGCCGGTGTTGCTTTTATATGtgcacatgtatgtgttttttcagACAGATATAGATTGTGTgtgaagcagaaaatgaaaacaataaataagaaCCTCATCACCATATCTTCACCGtgctcctgtttttatttttattttaaaagtacaaaaaataattaattaagtgtttattttgtatttctagTAGTTATTttttcagacaaacaaacctAATATCTAAAACTGGtactgtctttctttcctttccagtATGGCCACCTTAAATTCACAATTCTGATTAGCTAGCACTCCATAGAACGgttacatgtatttatttaccatTCTGAAATAATGTGCTAGTATGTAGGTTCCTAGCATCTGTATCACTGATTATAATCATTGCACATGCAA
The sequence above is a segment of the Scophthalmus maximus strain ysfricsl-2021 chromosome 10, ASM2237912v1, whole genome shotgun sequence genome. Coding sequences within it:
- the LOC118283339 gene encoding peroxiredoxin-like 2A isoform X1 — translated: MLALPRCSPALRWTLSLRCSGLCLGSATTGGQSSITARPRFLRTHGALFHQSSAKASPDPDKPTSVFSSVSGLEGELFGMGMWSLGLGAVGAALAGIFLANTNLCLPKVAMASLESLEDADLRSTTDDDKVIKAKSLWETNGAVVMAVRRPGUFLCREEASELSSLKPQLEELGVPLVAVIKENVGTEIEDFRPHFAGDIYVDEQKLFYGPLQRKMGGLGFIRLGVWQNFVRAWRSGYQGNMNGEGFILGGVFVIGSGDQGILLEHREKEFGNKVDPADVLEAVKKIVPVK
- the LOC118283339 gene encoding peroxiredoxin-like 2A isoform X2, encoding MSVFRWSFSTYRSGSRSSPSRGEVRGPGAGVNGLPSSLAVFSSVSGLEGELFGMGMWSLGLGAVGAALAGIFLANTNLCLPKVAMASLESLEDADLRSTTDDDKVIKAKSLWETNGAVVMAVRRPGUFLCREEASELSSLKPQLEELGVPLVAVIKENVGTEIEDFRPHFAGDIYVDEQKLFYGPLQRKMGGLGFIRLGVWQNFVRAWRSGYQGNMNGEGFILGGVFVIGSGDQGILLEHREKEFGNKVDPADVLEAVKKIVPVK
- the LOC118283339 gene encoding peroxiredoxin-like 2A isoform X3 is translated as METMFSSVSGLEGELFGMGMWSLGLGAVGAALAGIFLANTNLCLPKVAMASLESLEDADLRSTTDDDKVIKAKSLWETNGAVVMAVRRPGUFLCREEASELSSLKPQLEELGVPLVAVIKENVGTEIEDFRPHFAGDIYVDEQKLFYGPLQRKMGGLGFIRLGVWQNFVRAWRSGYQGNMNGEGFILGGVFVIGSGDQGILLEHREKEFGNKVDPADVLEAVKKIVPVK
- the LOC118283339 gene encoding peroxiredoxin-like 2A isoform X4, with the protein product MGMWSLGLGAVGAALAGIFLANTNLCLPKVAMASLESLEDADLRSTTDDDKVIKAKSLWETNGAVVMAVRRPGUFLCREEASELSSLKPQLEELGVPLVAVIKENVGTEIEDFRPHFAGDIYVDEQKLFYGPLQRKMGGLGFIRLGVWQNFVRAWRSGYQGNMNGEGFILGGVFVIGSGDQGILLEHREKEFGNKVDPADVLEAVKKIVPVK